The Mytilus edulis chromosome 5, xbMytEdul2.2, whole genome shotgun sequence genomic interval AAAATGTGGTGAAATTGTTTTCCTTCAGCCAGGAACTTTAGACGATTACACAGACAAGTATGAAAAGCCAGTCCGGTTTGAATTTAGAGACGATCTACTCTTGAAAAAAGTTAGTAACCGCGTCATTTTTGTTTGGAATATTAATGTCAAGATGAAGTAGACGTTGAAAGTGAGTCTGCTGTTGGAAATTGTCAAACCTGTTACAGTGATTCAATTACAAAGCCATTGAATATGAAAACCTTTGATAATATTACAGAATGAAGTTTAAATGTTCCTATATTTgttcaacttttttttagaaacattCATTAATGAAAAAAGTTTCAGAAGATCAGAAAATTTAGACAAATTTGCTTCatccaaattgaaaaaaaatgtatggctGTTTTGACACTCTCCTTAACCTGCTGAATAAAAACTACATTGGACTTCTCCAGGACATTAATTCTCAAGAACTTGCCATGAATTACCGATCTATTAGTACAGTTTTTTCTTTCACATCAACATCTGGGGCAACCTTGAGTTTAAATGAATCAGAACAAAGGTTAAAAGAAAAGGCCAGGAGCGACTTGTGCTATTACAACACATACCTTAAAAAGCATGCAATAGCATACGAAACTGTTGCCGGATTGATAAAGAAGGAACTTAGTATCAGGGACTGTATTCTAATCTTGATGATGGACAATTTGGTATGATTAAAATACCATAATGACCCAGACCCAGGAGAAAGTCGTTCCATGCAAATTTGCACTTTACCAATAACAGTCAAAGGGATGCCTAAAGATGCTCTTATCGTTGAAAGTTGGCACGATGAGCAGGTTTGCGATGGTACTGATTCGTGTGTATGTAAGGAAGACGAGCAGCTGACCAAAGAAGATTTGGAAGACTTGGTTCTTACTCTGAGTCCAGTTGAAGTCGAAGTAAAGAACCGATTTCAGCAACTGATGACCTGGGGTTATGCAAAATTTCTTACAGAAGCTTTTGATAGTAAGtggtatttttaacataacatAAAAAGATGTTAGTAACTTATAAATACTGTAAGCAGAAAATTTTCTTCTGTAAATGACCATAAATGAGTATAATAAGATTCATATCTACATGtgacatatataaatgatttttaatatgGTCGAATAGCTATGATTGAtcttgaaagttaaacaaaattgtaaaataaaacaggACTCAGGGTGGGATATGTAGCTATTCTGGAGCAGCCTTCGTGGACATCTAGTCTAAtctttggaattatttttattgaaatatttttatagatgGCATTTAGAACACACTTGCAGTTCAAACTGTTGAAAACCCAGACACAACATTGGAGACATCGTTTGCTTCCTTAAAGGTGGTCGATGAAGATGACACTCTGCCTCTGTATGCAGATGAAATGGCCCTAAGCAACGATTTGGACCAGCTAAATGAGATGGAAAATGAAAACTTTCTTGGTGCATCTTCTTTAGAAAAGCCTGCTAGTGAATTACATGTGAGTACTTTAATGATCTTTTATTCTATTTTCTCGATAACTAAGAAATATCACTTAAGATACCCAAAGTATGCACTAGTATGCAacctattgtttttttctgtgtttgtttttaaGAGATGTTTTGATTAACCTATATTCAAAGGTTGCAAacttaattcctaaaatgtttgcCCATTATCATACaataaattatatacatatacatgttcaTAAATTGACACAAAAATACCATACACTCTTTCAAGAATGTGTGTTTCAGgtctatacaattttttttttatatataaggcaCCCATTTTCAGGCCGGTTTGCTACCTGGTGTTATAGTTTTTCAATTTTGAAGCTCATCAACCTGGTCATAAAAATATAGATATGCAAGAAGACACTTGTCTTCAGACTCACATATAAGGTCATTTTTATACAAAAGAGTCTTTTTACTGTCACCATaatattataaattgaaaaattccAAACACATGCATTTATactgttttgatttgcttatcaACTGTCTTACTCATCTTTTTTTCTCGATTGATGAAAAAGAAGAGACTTTTGAACAGATTTTTGAGTCGCGAAACGTAAATGTTGACGATCTAATATGTCTTTAGATGATTCCTTCAATTTTACCAGTCTAAATTTTGAAGAAGATGACGAAAGTCACACTGAAGGAATTCTAAACACACTTCAATTCACAATTTTCAACCGCCACCCCTTTTGGCACGACATCCACCACCAGCTACAGGGAAAGatgatgatattttaaagttGATGGAAATTCTTGACATCTTAGTGAAAACAGACCATATCAACatgcaaaaaaaatcatgaaaaaatctTATTTGGACCAGACAACAAAATAGGAAGTAATCTATTAAAACTaagagaaacaaacaaaaaataccagCATTTTTTACCAGAATTTCCTTTACTTTATTtgagaaaatcgaaaataaataacCTCTGCAGCGCATACCAGCATGCTGGAATAGTACATATATTCAAGTACATGAGGGACGACAATGTTAAGGAATGGAAGAAGCTGATCAACCCTGACAACATTGACAAGGCTACTAGATATATAAGACGACTGTCATTATCCCTACATTTGGCCTTCATTTGCAAATTTATGCAAACATTGTCAATAGAAGATGCTGAAGTTATGTAGGAACACATCACAAACAAAACCATCTTTGGGACAAAATGGGAAACAGACTTTGGGTTGTTTATGGAGAAGGGAAAAGCAGATAATGCCACTTTTGCATTGCATGTTGACATGATGGACCACTCTGACGAGGTGTGTGCTATCGCCTTTGCAGAAAGGCTTGGAGGGGATCCTGGCTATAACTTACTATTATCAGCTGTAAAGACATCACTCCCATTTTCTTTTCTCAATGGAGCATCATCTTATGCAGCATATTGCTCAAAACTCCTCCATGAACACTTCAAATCGGGACCATTTCATAGACGTATGAAAACAACTCTGTTCACAACGCCACATAAAGGAAGCAATGCCAACTTTGCGTTGGATTCTCAGAGAGAAATGGACCATCAAGATGTAATCAAAGCATTCAGATCCGGTGCAACAGTAACATCAGTTATACCAAGAATGTCCTTGATAGACACTTTAAATGAGGTCCATGATTTGACCGTTAAAAATACATCAGGGCATAATATTTCAACTCAGGAGAAATCACAGGAAGAGCTGCTTGGCATTGTTATGTCTGAAACtgatataaagtatattttaCGGATGACATCTCTTATTTTGAGGCGTTATGgaatttcaacagaaaaaaatctaACAGTTTTCAATGTTTATGAACTGTTTCCTGAAATTCTTCCTGAAAGTGTTCTTGATGAAACAACCAAAGAAGTAGGAAGATATCTCATTAAAAAGTGTGTTGCAGAGAACAATCTATTTGGCTACACAAAGTCTGATATACCACCAAAGGCTGAAGTTAAAGGACCAAGTGTGTTGATACAACGGCTTAAACAATCGAAAGGTGTGACAATAAGGCGGGTGCCAGTAAAGAAGAAACAGAGCATGAAATCAGAGAGGGATATGAAGGAAGACAAGAGGAAAAAGGAAGTTACAAGAAAATCAAAACAGATCGATCGTTTATCATCTGCAATGAACACCTGTCAAGCAATTGTAAAGCCGGACTGCTCTAAACCAAAGGTACAAAAAGCAACAGGAATATACAAAAAGCCTTGATGCAGCTCTTGGTGAAAAGTATGACACAATTGTCGGACAAAACCGTGAGATTTGGATTTAAACGATGGAAAGCTGACATTGGAAAACAACAATTTGATCCCTCTTAGTAGCCCTCATATACCTGTTGATGTACAAAGAACAGTCAAGTTCGCAACATTGGAGTTTGCAGGATTCAAGTTTTCATCACTGATGATTTGCTCACACTGGTACAGAGTACTTGCATCACATCAAACAAAATATAATCAAGATTAAGCATCAATTACCATGTTTAAAGCATTTAGTTATTTGTGAGAAGTACAAATTTACACCAGATGATTTTAAAGCAGCAACTCGTGCACAGCGCAAGATGACTTCAAATTACTCCATTTTACACTTGAAAACATCGGAAGAATTTCTAAGCTCTGATAAGTTTGATAAACCATCATTGGTTGGTACATCTGAGGGGAAAAGTTTAGCCAGTACATATTTAACTAAAAATGTTGAAGATCTATGCATAAAGGAAAATTTAACTATTGATGTAGACAGTGAACTGCACATTACAACCTGCTATTGTAAAGATAAACCATGCAAATGCTCTCCATTTTGCACCCCTGTTAGGGCATATTTTGATGCACGAGATGGTTTTACAAGAAAAGAACTGCTGCATGATATTAAACAATGTAAAGGAGAGGCAGAAATGTCGCAACTTGATTGGCTTATCAACTGTCCAACTCAACTTTTACAAGGCGATTCATGTGCAAGTATAGTGTCCTCCGGTGATATTGATGCTGTAGTTCTACATTTATTTACACTATCACATTTATggccaaaaaatgaaaatgcatcCTACAAGAATACAGTTTACGTTATTTTAAAGAAGGCAAATCCTATGTTTGACATCTATAATATTACAGCAATTTTGGAAACACTTGAGAAAAAAACTTTGGACAAGCATATTGGTATAAAAGTTGCTATTGCACTAAGTCTAGGAGGAAATGATTTTCTGCCTAAATTTCATTCTATCTCTCATTCTACAAAATTGGACACCTATATGAACATTGAAAGCATTAATCGACTTTTAATACAAATCACTGAAGAAAACAACAAGGTTGCATGTATACTATTTGACACAAGAGTCTACAAAGAATACTTAAAACACATCTACTTCCCAAAGAACTATTCCCCTGTCAGTTTAACATACCAGGAAGTCAGACAGATATCCATCCAACTACTtagcaaaaaacaaaaagacgGAACAAGAAATCCACAGTTATGGTTGCCACCAGAGTCAGTTGTAGAAAGACTAGCTCGAAATGTATCTTGCCTTATTAAATACTATTTGTCAGCAGGCAACCATTCTGCACAACTTCCTGACTTTTTAACTGAGGGATGTCTTGTTAAATCAAGTACAGGAGAAATTGAGTACGACTTTGGTGACGATGCTTACGTCAAAGATATTCATTCTGTAATTACAATTCCACAAGAAGACATAATGCTGAAGATAAGCGGTAAGAAGAAAACGACTAAACGGAAGATGTTAGCTACACCTCAGAAAGGAAGGAATAGGAAAATGAAACCAAAAGCTTCAACACCAAAGTAAGTTGAATTTTCTAACTTTAATTCTTATCCCTACCTATTTATGTATTTCATTAATaacttgataaataaaaaaaaaaatagaattgattgattgttggttacttaaattccagtggcaaatatgtcatacaTGTTCATgacggataaaaaaaaacatgatataaatGCAAGCGCTATTCTGAAGTTAACTTCATAAGAAATGGTGAATATTTGAAAGCCCAGGATGTAATATTTTGTTAATGAAGTTTACATCAATTTACAAGTTTGTAAACCAATGCAGAAGTGTGGTatacttttcaaaattttaaaagtcaaattaaaatactgcaaaaaaaataaaagaaaaaaagtagtaTTTAAAGGACAGGCGACATTATATAAGAAATACACTTTTGTGAATTAATAcattcatttatttcaattttattatggaattttgctttttattaatgtttattgTGAGATAATTAAAAAATGTAGCCCATTTTATAAAGAAAGTAATGTACCACGAACATAATACTCTTAAATTACCAGAACTTTCTCTATAGATCCTGTgaaaattgtataaaacaaataattttctgCTTTTATGCATAATTAGCTAattcaaatgttaaataaaacctttttaaaattcattaagaacaaagtattaaacaatttattatatatatttatatattatttactcaatttgaaaaaaattttttttttttttagattgcttCTTTTTCAGAAAATCATCAGCAGAATCTGGAACATCTGTTAACAATAACTAGATTAGAACACTTGTCTGTAATTTATGTGTAAATATTATATGTCATGGAAAGTGTGCCTAGTTATATATAATTGACTTCTTATCTGATGACATGCTGTGATAAGATTTCTCAGATTTTGAGGAAAATGACCCTTGTGTGTTTGACTGATAAAGTAAAGCCTGCATCAatcatttctcaattttatgttttaatcaGTGTATAATACagaaaattcttaaattttacaactGCTAAATCAGTTAATTCAAAAAATGTGAACAATCTCAAATTTGCAGTTATTATCCATGTTTTCATTCAGTAAAAGTGTTCTATTTCTATTGATCgtttgtttaatgtaatttattATATCATATCTGTAGATTTGCGTACTTTGTTATGATACTTTCATtgtgtcaaaattatttttagcgtgttttttttctgaacagacttttttttcgcgacaagtcgaaaacaatttttttctttcaattttagcattacatatagtggcagctgagggggaaacaaacattttttttttctcagaatcaaaaacaaattattttttctctccaaaaactgcaaacaaactttttttttccaaaaaaatccatagaaatataaaaactgaATTCTTTATGTTTACGatggtaaacaattaaaattggaaaattcatatatgtctttttttaaatggGAAAGTGCTGCATATAGCATAGAATTTAATATTatctattcatttttatttttgtcattcttTGACTAACATCTCAAATATCGTTTGACATGTCTGGTTGagacattaattttaaaaaaatattaaactgaaTAGATTATCAGTTGGTGTCTCAACTATTTtggattttttctatttctttacaaaaACGTTTTGTATGAATAAACGGTCATACTTCATTATTATTTTCTAACATCATATCAAAATAATACGCGCATGGactattatttaatttttcaccCTGATGTATGGATTGGATATAGACGTTTTATAAACAGTTATTTTATTAGAGGGAAAACTATTGGCGAATAAGCGTAATATATTGTCTTAACATGATGGGACAACGTTAACTTCACTGAGGGTTAATCATCTATTAAGTTTCTCAATAATAAAgcaatcaaatgtaaataaaatgcaatcaaatgtaaataaaatgcaaTCTAATGTCCAATATTATGCATATCAAGACACAGATGTAATAAAGATGTCATTGAAGGAATTAATAATGTCTTCATTAGCTGACAACTGTAACAGGTGCTCATCTCTGACCGCTATGATAAGCACTATGTATGTAACCGAATACAAAATAATCAAACTTGTTTCCATTGCATATAATTAGGGTCTGATTtagattttgtagaatttttggcTGTTATCAAAGAAGCTACGTGATTGTgcaacagatatatatatataaaaaaaagaagcgatatgattgctaataagacaactgtccacaagagaccaatgacaaagaaatgaaaagtctacatagattataattttatatttaacccTAAACTTTAAACGAGAACTCGTGCAGTTAAACCTACAAAGTTATATGGTAATTACGTGTGTTTAACCCGCTTTCAAACCCAAATTTAGGAATGCTTGTTGTCCTTTTACCGAATTTATGACAAATGTCCTCCTGAAAAATACtgcatttgaaattttgtaaatatattcttGTTCCTCTCCAAAGCAacataccgtatagcgggttattttcacggatgtaaaatttcgcgatttccataaataaggtatacgaaatattttggcggttattattttggcggattcaaaacttttatcaatacctttgcatgtacagtaacacttttaaattggcggaatttattttggcggattcaaaacttttataaatacctttgcatgtacacttttaaattggcggaatttattttggcgattttgttctatccgcgtaAATAAGCGAAAATgcacacccgcgaaaataacccgctatacggtatacaTGTATAGCTATTTAAATAAATTGGTGGAAAATTGctgtatatttcaatattgtgAAAGATATGAGTATACTGTACATCATTTGAGATGaaaatcaatttaatttttttctccaATAACTGGATATAGCCTATCCTTTCCTTACTTATAatatcacctgctgatatgatcCCTTCCTGTAGACAACATGTTAAtttacaatatatgtacattttccgacaatgtacatatattgtttttatcctgaaatttaaaCCCAACACTCGAAACTTTCGTTGTCGAATGTAAATCATACCTCTAATGTTTCAAAGAGATCGACAGTTTAAACGCGGACCGCGATGAGAACACCCAAAATAAACTGGTtcagaaaaagaaaaatcccAATTACCCCCTGCTCACCATAGAAGAGGGgtaacaggagactttatttgtacatgtacaaataaagcaaaacattATTTGTATACCTGTTAACTTATATGTACAAAAGAAGGCTGAGTTGATTGCAGGATAAAGTGTCTCTATCGACTCTTTCTTCAATCATAATATCACTTGCTGTTAGGATTACTCCATCAAGGCACACATAAAGCGTCTCTATTGATCGTTCCTGTATTTATAACACCACCTCCTGATATTACACTCTcttatagacaccatagaaagtgtccctGTTGaccctttctttacttataacatcacctgctgatatgacccctcgaTATAGACATCGTAGAAAGTGTTCCTATTGATCCTTTCCATGGTGTCTAtatgaaggggtcatatcagcagctGAAGTTATTAGCAAacaaaggatcaatagagacactttctatggtgtctataggaaggggttatatcagcaggtgatgttataagtaaagaaaggatcaatagagacactttctatggtgtctttaGGAAGGGGtgatcagcaggtgatgttataagtaaagaaaggatcaatagagacactttctatggtgtctataggaaggggtcatatcagcaggtgatgttattagtaaagaaaggatcaatagagacaatTTCTTTGGTGTctttaggaaggggtcatatcagcaggtgatgttataagtaaagaaaggatcaatagaaacactttctatggtgtctttaggaaggggtcatatcagcaggtgatgttataagtaaagaaaggatcaatagagacactttctatggtgtccaTAGGAaagggtcatatcagcaggtgatgttataagtaaagaaaggatcaatagagacactttctatggtgtctataggaaggggtcatatcagcaggtgatgttataagtaagaCAACGATCAATAGAGAtactttctatggtgtctttaggaaggggtcatatcagcaggtgatctTATAAGTacagaaaggatcaatagagacactttatatggtgtctataggaaggggtcatatcagcaggtgatgttataagtaaagaaaggatcaatagagacactttctatggtgtctataggaaggggtcatatcagcaggtgatgttataagtaaagaaaggatcaatagagacactttctatggtgtctataggaaggggtcatatcagcaggtgatgttataagtaaagaaaggatcaatagagacactttctatggtgtctttaggaaggggtcatatcagcaggtgatgttataagtaaagaaagtaTCAATAGAGatactttctatggtgtctatgtgaaggggtcatatcagcaggtgatattataagtaaagaaaggatcaatagagacactttctatggtgtctataggaaggggtcatatcagcaggtgatgttataagtaaagaaaggatcaatagagacactttctatggtgtctataggaaggggttatatcagcaggtgatgttataagtaacgaaaggatcaatagagacactttctatggtgtctataggaaggggtcatatcagcaggtgatttTATAAGTAAATAAAGGATCAATAgaaacactttctatggtgtctttaggaaggggtcatatcagcaggtgatgttataagtaaacaAAGGAttaatagagacactttctatggtgtctatatgaaggggtcatatcagttaagtaaagaaaggatcaatagaaacactttctatggtgtctataggaaggggtcatattagaaagtgatgttataagtaaagaaaggatcaatagagacactttctatggtgtctataggaaggggtcatatcagcaggtgatgttataagtaaagaaaggatcaatagagacactttctatggtgtctataggaaggggtcatatcagcaggtgatgttataagtaaagaaaggatcaatagagacactttctatggtgtctttaggaaggggtcatatcagcaggtgatattataagtaaagaaaggatcaatagagacactttctatggtgtctatagaaaggggtcatatcagcaggtgatgttataagtaaagaaaggatcaatagagacactttctatggtgtttATAgaaaggggtcatatcagcaggtgatgttataagtaaagaaaggatcaatagagatactttctatggtgtctatatgaaggggtcatatcagcaggtgatgttataagtaaagaaaggatcaatagagacactttctattgtgtctataggaaggggtcatatcagcaggtgatgttataagtgtCTATTGAAAGGGGTCATAtaagcaggtgatgttataagtaaaaaaaGGATCAATAGAGATACTTTCTATGGTGTTTATAGGAAgtggtcatatcagcaggtgatgttataagtaaagaaaggatcaatagagacactttctatggtgtctataggaaggggtcatatcagcaggtgatgttataagtaaagaaaggatcaatagagatattttctatggtgtctataggaaggggtcatatcagcaggtgatatTATAAGTAAATAAAGGATCAATAgaaacactttctatggtgtctttaggaaggggtcatatcagcaggtgatgttataagcaAAGAAAGGAttaatagagacactttctatggtgtctatatgaaggggtcatatcagcaggtgatgttataagtaaagaaaggatcaatagagacactttctatggtgtctataggaaggggtcatattagaaagtgatgttataagtaacgaaaggatcaatagagacactttatatgctgtctataggaaggggtcatatcagcaggtgatgttataagtaaagaaaggatcaatagagacactttctatgctgtctataggaaggggtcatatcagcaggtgatgttataagtaaagaaaggattaatagagacactttctatggtgtatatatgaaggggtcatatcagcaggtgatgttataagtaaagaaaggatcaatagaaacactttctatggtgtctataggaaggggtcatatcagcaggtgatgttataagtaaagaaaggatcaatagaaacactttctatggtgtctataggaaggggtcatattagaaagtgatgttataagtaaagaaaggatcaatagagacactttctatggtgtctatatgaaggggtcatatcagcaggtgatgttataagtaaagaaaggatcaatagaaacactttctatggtgtctataggaaggggtcatatcagcaggtgatattataagtaaataaaggatcaatagagacactttctatggtgtctataggaaggagtcatatcagcaggtgatgttataagtaaagaaaggatcaatagagatactttctatggtgtctataggaaggggtcatatcagcaggtgatgttataagtaaagaaaggatcaatagagacactttctatggtgtctataggaaggggtcatatcagcaggtgatgttataagtaaagaaaggatcaatagagacactttctatggtgtctataggaaggggtcatatcagcaggtgatgttataagtaaagaaaggatcaatagagacactttctatggtgtctataggaaggagtcatatcagcaggtgatgttataagtaaagaaaggatcaatagagatactttctatggtgtctataggaaggggtcatatcagcaggtgatgttataagtaaagaaaggatcaatagagacactttctatggtgtctataggaaggggtcatattagaaagtgatgttataagtaaagaaaggatcaatagagacactttctatggtgtctatatgaaggggtcatatcagcaggtgatgttataagtaaagaaaggatcaatagaaacactttctatggtgtctataggaaggggtcatattagaaagtgatgttataagtaaagaaaggatcaatagagacactttctatggtgtctataggaaggagtcatatcagcaggtgatgttataagtaaagaaaggatcaatagagatactttctatggtgtctataggaaggggtcatatcagcaggtgatgttataagtaaagaaaggatcaatagatacactttctatggtgtctataggaaggggtcatatcagcaggtgatgttataagtaaagaaaggatcaatagagacactttctatggtgtctttaggaaggggtcatatcagcaggtgatattataagtaaagaaaggatcaatagagacactttctatggtgtctatagaaaggggtcatatcagcaggtgatgttataagtaaagaaaggatcaatagagacactttctatgatgTCTATATGAAGgtgtcatatcagcaggtgatgttataagtaaagaaaggttCAATAGAGATACTTTCTATgctgtctataggaaggggtcatatcagcaggtgatgttataagtaaagaaaggatcaatagagacactttctatggtgtctatgggaaggggtcatatcagcaggtgatgttataagtaaagaaaggatcaatagagacactttctatggtgtctataggaaggggtcatatcagcaggtgatgttataagtaaagaaaggatcaaaagagatactttctatggtgtctatgtgaaggggtcatatcagcaggtgatgttataagtaaagaaaggatcaatagagacactttctatgctGTCTATAgaaaggggtcatatcagcaggtgatgttataagtaaagaaaggatcaatagagacactttctatgctGTCTAtatgaaggggtcatatcagcagatgatgttataagtaaagaaaggatcaatagagacactttctatggtgtctataggaaggggtcatatcagcaggtgatgttataagtaaagaaaggatcaatagggACACTTTCTATGCTGTCTgaaggaaggggtcatatcagcaggtgatgttataag includes:
- the LOC139523848 gene encoding uncharacterized protein; amino-acid sequence: MTSNYSILHLKTSEEFLSSDKFDKPSLVGTSEGKSLASTYLTKNVEDLCIKENLTIDVDSELHITTCYCKDKPCKCSPFCTPVRAYFDARDGFTRKELLHDIKQCKGEAEMSQLDWLINCPTQLLQGDSCASIVSSGDIDAVVLHLFTLSHLWPKNENASYKNTVYVILKKANPMFDIYNITAILETLEKKTLDKHIGIKVAIALSLGGNDFLPKFHSISHSTKLDTYMNIESINRLLIQITEENNKVACILFDTRVYKEYLKHIYFPKNYSPVSLTYQEVRQISIQLLSKKQKDGTRNPQLWLPPESVVERLARNVSCLIKYYLSAGNHSAQLPDFLTEGCLVKSSTGEIEYDFGDDAYVKDIHSVITIPQEDIMLKISGKKKTTKRKMLATPQKGRNRKMKPKASTPKKSSAESGTSVNNN